One genomic region from Sphingobacterium multivorum encodes:
- the panD gene encoding aspartate 1-decarboxylase — protein sequence MVIEVMKSKIHRVKVTQAELNYVGSITIDEDLMDAANIIANEKVQIVNNNNGARLETYVIPGQRGSGIICLNGAAARLVQVGDIVIIISYANMDFEEAKQFKPSIVFPDDNNHLIK from the coding sequence ATGGTAATAGAAGTAATGAAATCCAAGATTCACCGCGTTAAAGTCACACAAGCGGAATTGAATTATGTGGGTAGTATCACGATAGATGAAGATTTGATGGATGCCGCAAATATCATCGCTAACGAGAAAGTTCAAATCGTAAACAACAATAATGGAGCCCGTCTTGAAACATACGTCATCCCAGGGCAACGTGGATCAGGCATTATCTGTTTGAATGGTGCTGCGGCTCGCCTCGTTCAGGTTGGCGACATCGTCATCATCATTTCCTACGCAAACATGGATTTTGAGGAAGCTAAGCAGTTTAAACCTTCCATTGTATTTCCAGACGACAACAATCATCTGATTAAATAA
- a CDS encoding thioredoxin family protein, which translates to MKHFHKIYVLVILFFYPLCHYGQERINWIDFAQLDSLLAVSPRETLLFIHTDWCSYCRKMEQEIFTKKEIVQLINKRYYAVKLDAESIAEIAFDQSIWEPLSKRKKTGQYHPLALQLLQGRKMIFPTLLRFDSEFRLKNIRQKYLNSKELAVFLE; encoded by the coding sequence ATGAAGCATTTTCATAAAATATATGTGCTAGTGATCCTATTCTTTTATCCGCTCTGTCACTATGGACAGGAGCGGATAAATTGGATCGATTTTGCACAATTGGATTCACTCCTGGCTGTTTCACCACGCGAAACACTGCTCTTTATTCATACAGATTGGTGCAGCTATTGTCGAAAAATGGAACAGGAAATCTTTACAAAAAAGGAGATTGTCCAATTAATCAACAAGCGCTACTACGCGGTGAAGCTCGACGCAGAATCTATCGCTGAGATTGCTTTTGATCAAAGTATATGGGAGCCCTTAAGCAAAAGGAAAAAAACAGGACAATATCATCCATTAGCTTTACAATTGCTACAAGGGAGAAAAATGATTTTCCCAACCCTCCTACGTTTTGACAGCGAATTTCGCTTAAAAAATATACGACAAAAATACCTGAATTCAAAGGAGTTAGCTGTATTTTTAGAATAA
- the panC gene encoding pantoate--beta-alanine ligase, translating to MEIFKTKASLQAYLQQARSTGQKIALIPTMGALHEGHLSLLNYAKPISDIRVCSIFVNPTQFNDPKDLEKYPRPIENDIRLLESVDCDILFLPSVDEMYPDKNEAWHLDLGELDQIWEGEKRPGHFQGVTQVVYKLFTLVQPDIACFGQKDFQQVMVIKRMIAMKDLAIQLAICPIIRDQDGLALSSRNARLSEAGKRTALALSRSLQYVKDHLHAPIPLEEIKDKALQMLTDTEGLTVEYFAICESSTLKEVNHIDFSKQHVALVTAWVEGVRLIDNMILNNLSN from the coding sequence GTGGAAATTTTCAAAACGAAAGCATCTCTCCAAGCATACCTGCAACAAGCCCGATCAACAGGTCAAAAAATCGCTCTAATCCCTACGATGGGCGCTTTACATGAAGGACATTTATCCTTATTAAATTATGCAAAACCAATCAGTGATATTCGAGTTTGCAGCATTTTTGTTAACCCCACACAATTTAACGATCCGAAAGATCTCGAAAAATATCCACGCCCCATCGAAAACGACATCAGATTACTGGAATCCGTCGATTGCGACATTCTCTTTTTACCAAGTGTTGATGAAATGTATCCTGATAAAAATGAAGCCTGGCATCTTGACCTTGGCGAACTGGATCAAATTTGGGAAGGTGAAAAACGCCCCGGGCATTTCCAAGGTGTCACCCAGGTGGTCTATAAATTATTTACCTTAGTACAACCGGATATTGCTTGTTTCGGGCAAAAAGATTTTCAGCAGGTCATGGTCATCAAACGCATGATAGCCATGAAGGATCTCGCGATTCAATTGGCGATATGTCCTATCATTAGAGATCAAGACGGCCTGGCACTGAGCTCTAGAAACGCGCGCTTAAGTGAAGCTGGAAAAAGAACCGCTTTGGCACTCTCCCGTTCCCTGCAATACGTAAAAGATCATCTACATGCCCCTATCCCACTCGAGGAAATAAAAGACAAAGCGCTGCAGATGCTAACAGACACCGAAGGACTAACCGTTGAATATTTTGCCATATGTGAGAGTTCGACCTTAAAAGAAGTCAATCACATCGATTTCAGCAAGCAGCATGTCGCACTTGTCACTGCCTGGGTCGAAGGTGTCCGTTTAATAGATAATATGATTCTGAATAATTTGTCAAATTAA
- a CDS encoding penicillin-binding protein 1A, whose protein sequence is MKRVSKKNQLTEADIKRYTFNFWKIIVGIVALGFLFILSIRLGLFGKLPSFSDLENPKSNLASEVITEDHKVLGTYYVQNRSNVKYSELSPYLVKALVSTEDKRFYDHSGIDYSRTFTVIFHTLTGNKQGGSTITQQLALNLFSDGRQKNFLKRVIQKFQEWITAVRLERNYTKDEIITMYFNTVDFGAYNTYGIKSAARTYFNTTPDKLTADQAALLVGMLKGPGAYSPVRYPEKSRTRRNTVLNNMVAANFISAEEATKAKEKPLGLELKIANYGEGLAPYFRAVLKDEIKKEFAKLSITKPDGTPYDLDRDGLKIYTTINMSMQQYAEDSQKEWMKQLQSKFSAQWKNRDPFKGDKAKLLMSGMKRSDRYRILKEEGLNEDAIKKAFNVKVPMNIFTWKGSVDTMMTPMDSIKYNKLMLRNAMMSMEPKTGHIKAWVGGIDFDHFKYDQVKMGTRQVGSTAKPFTYAVAIDNGYSPCYSIPNYQQTYNGWTPRGNAQGGNPITLAKALAYSQNYATAYLVHEVGAAEVAALTKRMGITSDVPNYPSISLGAYEASVFDMVGAYSAFVNQGTWIEPTAILRIEDKNGTPIYDKAPKVVKALNSESAYIIVDMLKKVVSQGTARRIQWMYKLTNPIGGKTGTTNDNSDAWFIGITPELVTGVWTGAEDRGISFDRMEYGQGAAAAMPVFAYYMQKVYKDSNLKYTKGDFEQPQGGLTRVIDCNQYWGGGGSDVEDGSTDSSGKDATKLKDDRLGF, encoded by the coding sequence ATGAAACGAGTATCAAAAAAAAATCAACTTACTGAAGCTGATATCAAGCGGTATACGTTCAATTTTTGGAAAATTATCGTCGGGATTGTCGCGCTGGGTTTCCTCTTTATATTGAGTATACGTCTTGGGCTATTTGGAAAGTTACCTTCCTTCAGTGATTTGGAAAACCCCAAAAGTAATTTAGCGTCCGAAGTGATCACGGAAGATCATAAGGTCTTAGGGACTTATTATGTCCAAAACCGCTCCAATGTAAAATATAGTGAATTGTCGCCTTATTTGGTTAAAGCATTGGTGTCGACAGAGGATAAACGCTTTTATGATCATTCCGGGATAGACTACTCACGTACATTTACAGTTATCTTTCACACCTTGACCGGTAACAAACAGGGCGGGAGTACCATTACACAGCAGCTGGCACTGAATCTGTTTTCGGATGGACGGCAAAAGAATTTTCTAAAGCGTGTTATCCAGAAATTTCAAGAATGGATTACTGCTGTTCGATTGGAAAGAAATTATACCAAAGATGAGATTATCACCATGTATTTTAATACGGTAGACTTTGGTGCTTACAATACCTATGGAATCAAATCGGCTGCGCGGACCTATTTTAATACGACGCCGGATAAACTGACGGCCGACCAAGCAGCCCTTTTGGTGGGGATGCTCAAAGGACCAGGCGCATATTCTCCTGTACGCTATCCCGAAAAATCACGTACACGCCGTAATACAGTATTGAACAATATGGTTGCCGCTAATTTTATTTCGGCAGAGGAGGCTACAAAAGCGAAGGAGAAACCACTTGGTTTAGAACTGAAGATTGCAAATTACGGGGAAGGTTTGGCACCGTATTTTAGAGCGGTATTAAAGGATGAAATCAAAAAAGAATTTGCAAAATTGTCCATCACCAAACCAGATGGTACGCCGTATGACCTCGATCGTGATGGATTGAAAATCTATACGACGATCAATATGTCGATGCAGCAATATGCAGAGGATTCGCAAAAAGAGTGGATGAAGCAATTGCAGTCTAAATTTTCCGCACAATGGAAAAATAGGGATCCTTTTAAAGGCGACAAAGCCAAACTGCTCATGAGTGGAATGAAGCGCTCTGACCGTTACCGTATTTTGAAAGAAGAGGGCTTGAATGAAGACGCAATCAAAAAGGCTTTCAATGTAAAGGTTCCGATGAATATTTTTACATGGAAGGGAAGTGTTGATACGATGATGACGCCAATGGATTCCATTAAGTACAATAAACTGATGTTGCGCAATGCGATGATGTCCATGGAACCGAAAACCGGACATATCAAAGCATGGGTCGGTGGTATTGACTTTGATCACTTCAAATATGATCAGGTGAAAATGGGTACCCGTCAAGTCGGATCAACGGCGAAACCATTTACATACGCGGTGGCGATTGACAATGGCTATTCACCATGTTACAGCATTCCCAATTACCAACAAACCTATAATGGATGGACACCAAGAGGAAATGCGCAGGGTGGAAACCCGATTACTTTAGCGAAGGCATTGGCTTATTCGCAAAACTATGCGACGGCCTATTTGGTACACGAAGTTGGTGCTGCAGAAGTAGCTGCATTGACTAAACGGATGGGTATAACAAGTGATGTGCCTAATTATCCTTCGATCTCATTAGGTGCTTATGAAGCGTCGGTCTTTGATATGGTGGGTGCTTATTCGGCATTTGTGAATCAAGGAACCTGGATTGAGCCAACTGCGATCTTACGTATTGAAGATAAAAATGGTACACCGATCTATGATAAAGCACCAAAGGTCGTAAAAGCCTTAAATAGTGAATCTGCTTATATTATTGTTGATATGTTGAAAAAGGTGGTATCCCAGGGTACGGCAAGACGTATTCAATGGATGTATAAGCTCACCAATCCAATTGGTGGTAAAACAGGTACAACCAACGATAACTCAGATGCCTGGTTTATCGGTATCACACCGGAACTGGTTACAGGGGTTTGGACCGGTGCAGAAGATCGAGGTATTAGTTTCGACAGGATGGAGTACGGACAGGGGGCCGCAGCAGCGATGCCCGTATTTGCTTACTACATGCAGAAAGTGTATAAAGATTCAAATCTGAAATATACCAAGGGCGATTTTGAGCAGCCGCAGGGTGGGCTTACCCGTGTCATTGACTGCAATCAATATTGGGGCGGTGGTGGCTCTGATGTCGAAGATGGTTCGACGGATTCAAGCGGTAAAGATGCGACTAAACTAAAAGATGATCGCTTAGGTTTCTAA
- a CDS encoding glycogen/starch synthase codes for MAKTKILFITHEMSPFLELTKISEITRQLPQAMQEKGFEIRILMPRFGNINERRNRLHEVIRLSGLNIVVDNNDNPLIIKVASLPAARMQVYFLDNEDYFQRKKVFSDEHGEFFADNNERSVFFCKGALETVKKLGWSPDVVHCHGWFSALVPAYVKTTYKDDPTFKDAKVMYSLFNEEFKGTLGTKYAEMAPEGSFKAADAQVYGDGSYEAIYKGALHFTDMVVVADENVNTEIVDFARSKDIQIFEPNGDQDYDAFGEVYDQFAPEEVEA; via the coding sequence ATGGCAAAAACGAAGATATTGTTTATTACTCACGAGATGTCGCCTTTCCTCGAATTAACTAAAATTTCTGAAATTACACGTCAACTTCCACAAGCGATGCAAGAAAAGGGTTTTGAGATCCGGATCTTAATGCCGCGTTTTGGGAATATCAATGAGCGTCGAAATAGATTACATGAGGTTATTCGTCTTTCAGGCTTGAATATTGTTGTGGATAATAATGATAATCCGCTAATTATTAAAGTTGCTTCATTACCTGCGGCCCGTATGCAGGTGTATTTCTTGGATAATGAAGACTACTTTCAGCGTAAAAAAGTTTTTAGTGATGAGCATGGCGAATTCTTTGCAGACAATAATGAGCGTTCGGTGTTCTTCTGTAAAGGAGCATTGGAAACTGTGAAGAAATTAGGTTGGTCCCCTGATGTAGTGCACTGTCATGGATGGTTCTCTGCTTTGGTACCGGCTTACGTGAAGACAACGTATAAAGACGATCCTACATTCAAGGATGCAAAAGTGATGTACTCTTTGTTCAATGAAGAATTTAAAGGTACATTAGGTACAAAGTATGCTGAAATGGCGCCCGAGGGTTCCTTCAAAGCTGCGGATGCGCAGGTGTACGGCGATGGTAGTTATGAGGCGATCTATAAAGGTGCCTTACATTTTACCGATATGGTGGTTGTCGCTGACGAAAATGTCAACACGGAAATAGTTGATTTTGCTCGATCAAAAGATATCCAGATTTTTGAGCCAAATGGCGATCAGGATTACGATGCTTTTGGAGAAGTATATGATCAGTTTGCGCCCGAGGAAGTAGAAGCTTAA
- the uvrC gene encoding excinuclease ABC subunit UvrC → MDVFDYREELKKIPHRPGVYQYFDKNSELIYIGKAKDLRNRVGSYFVNENQLNGKTRVLVRKINRISFTIVDTEIDAWLLENSLIKKHKPKYNVLLKDDKTYPWIVIKNEPFPRVFWTRQYIKDGSRYYGPYPSVGMMHIVLDLIRELFPLRTCNLALTQENIRKGKFKICLEYQIGNCKGPCEGYQSEDDYDQNLSDIKDILNGKIAVVTNRLKESIGAAAAALDFERAQLMKAKLDKLDNYQSKSTVVNSSITNVDVFSIASDEGYAFVNYLKVMNGVIIQTQTLEMKRRLDESEQELLALAIPEIRERFKSLSREIIVPFELDIEENERIRFTIPKLGEKKKLLELSQKNVAFFRKERLLQYEKLNPDIRTERILKQMQKDLRMNVLPQHIECFDNSNIQGNYPVSAIVVFKDAKPSKKDYRHFNVKTVEGPNDFATMEEAVFRRYRRLLDEDQPLPQLIIIDGGKGQLGAALKSLRLLGIERKVTVIGIAKRLEELFYPGDQYPLYLDKKSETLKVIQHLRDEAHRFGITFHRNQRSRKTFVSELENVPGIGKTTVEKVLTEFKSVKKVKEASDEELKKVLNLKQIKALREYFAT, encoded by the coding sequence ATGGACGTATTTGATTATAGAGAAGAATTAAAAAAGATACCACATCGACCGGGAGTCTATCAGTATTTTGATAAAAATAGTGAGCTGATCTATATCGGTAAAGCGAAGGATCTGCGTAATCGGGTCGGTTCGTATTTCGTGAATGAAAATCAGCTGAATGGCAAAACCCGTGTTTTGGTTCGCAAAATCAACCGTATATCTTTTACTATAGTTGACACGGAGATTGATGCTTGGTTGCTTGAGAATTCATTGATCAAAAAACACAAGCCCAAGTATAACGTTCTGTTGAAGGATGATAAAACCTATCCATGGATTGTCATCAAGAACGAACCTTTTCCGCGGGTTTTTTGGACCAGACAATATATCAAGGATGGGTCTCGTTATTATGGCCCCTATCCTTCGGTGGGGATGATGCATATTGTATTGGATCTGATCCGTGAATTATTTCCCCTCCGTACCTGCAATTTGGCCCTCACACAGGAAAACATACGGAAAGGCAAGTTTAAGATCTGTCTTGAATATCAAATCGGAAATTGTAAGGGGCCCTGCGAAGGGTATCAGTCAGAAGACGACTACGATCAGAACCTGAGTGATATCAAGGATATTCTGAACGGAAAGATTGCTGTGGTGACCAATCGTTTAAAGGAAAGTATTGGTGCAGCAGCTGCGGCTTTGGATTTTGAAAGAGCGCAGTTAATGAAGGCCAAGCTGGATAAGCTGGACAATTACCAGAGCAAGTCGACGGTGGTCAACTCCTCCATTACCAATGTGGATGTATTTAGTATTGCTTCAGACGAGGGGTACGCTTTTGTCAATTATTTGAAAGTTATGAATGGGGTTATTATTCAGACACAGACCCTCGAAATGAAACGGCGTTTGGACGAGAGCGAACAGGAGCTTTTGGCCTTGGCCATACCAGAGATCCGGGAGCGCTTCAAAAGTCTTTCGCGGGAAATTATCGTACCTTTTGAATTGGATATTGAAGAGAACGAACGGATTCGATTTACCATCCCGAAGTTGGGGGAAAAGAAAAAATTGCTGGAACTTTCCCAAAAGAACGTCGCATTTTTTAGAAAAGAGCGTCTGTTGCAATATGAAAAGCTTAATCCGGATATTCGGACGGAGCGCATCTTAAAGCAGATGCAAAAAGATCTGCGTATGAATGTGCTCCCACAACATATTGAATGTTTCGATAACTCGAATATTCAGGGTAATTATCCCGTATCGGCTATTGTTGTCTTTAAGGATGCAAAACCTTCAAAGAAAGATTACCGCCATTTTAATGTGAAAACCGTGGAGGGGCCCAATGATTTTGCTACGATGGAGGAGGCTGTTTTTAGACGCTATAGGCGATTATTGGATGAAGATCAGCCTTTGCCGCAATTGATCATCATCGATGGGGGAAAGGGGCAGCTAGGCGCGGCCTTAAAGAGTCTGCGCTTGTTGGGGATAGAACGGAAAGTAACGGTCATCGGTATTGCCAAAAGACTTGAGGAGCTTTTCTATCCGGGTGATCAGTACCCACTTTATTTGGATAAGAAGTCTGAAACCCTCAAGGTCATTCAACATCTCCGGGATGAAGCACACCGCTTCGGAATCACCTTCCACAGGAATCAACGGAGCCGGAAAACCTTCGTTTCAGAGCTGGAAAACGTTCCGGGTATTGGTAAAACAACGGTTGAGAAAGTATTAACTGAATTTAAATCGGTGAAAAAAGTGAAGGAAGCCTCCGATGAAGAGCTAAAAAAAGTGCTTAATCTGAAACAGATTAAAGCACTTCGTGAATATTTTGCAACGTAA
- the era gene encoding GTPase Era: protein MSHKAGFVSIIGKPNAGKSTLMNALVGEKMSIITPKAQTTRHRIIGIVNDEDHQIVFSDTPGVIKPNYSLQESMMNFVQGSLIDADIILFVTDIHEKYDENDVLEKLRKTNSPVAVLINKIDKSSEEEVKAKIEFWQEKLNPDTVFAISAKLNHNVAAVMHYIKDKLPIHEAYYEKDELTDKSMRFFVSEMIREKVFKLYDKEIPYSTEVIVTSYKEEANITRIAAEIIVERDSQKNIIIGKAGAMIKKVGTYARQDIEEFIGGKVFLELFVKVIPDWRSKKNYLKRFGYDD from the coding sequence ATGTCACACAAAGCAGGATTCGTAAGTATCATCGGAAAGCCAAATGCTGGTAAGTCCACCCTAATGAACGCTTTAGTGGGTGAAAAAATGTCTATCATTACACCCAAAGCGCAAACGACAAGACACCGCATTATCGGTATTGTAAACGATGAAGACCATCAAATTGTGTTTTCGGACACCCCCGGTGTTATCAAACCAAACTATTCTTTGCAAGAATCGATGATGAATTTTGTCCAAGGTTCGTTGATCGATGCAGACATTATTTTATTTGTGACAGATATCCACGAAAAATACGATGAGAACGATGTACTGGAGAAATTACGTAAAACAAATTCCCCTGTTGCCGTGCTGATCAACAAAATTGATAAATCTTCGGAAGAAGAGGTCAAGGCTAAGATTGAATTTTGGCAGGAAAAATTAAATCCAGATACCGTTTTTGCGATTTCAGCAAAATTAAATCATAATGTTGCCGCCGTGATGCACTACATCAAGGACAAGTTACCAATTCACGAAGCCTATTATGAGAAAGATGAACTAACGGATAAGTCCATGCGCTTCTTCGTCTCTGAGATGATCCGTGAAAAAGTATTCAAACTATACGATAAGGAAATCCCCTACAGTACAGAGGTAATCGTCACGTCATACAAAGAAGAAGCAAATATCACACGTATTGCTGCCGAAATTATTGTAGAGCGCGATTCTCAAAAAAATATTATCATCGGAAAAGCAGGCGCCATGATCAAAAAAGTCGGCACCTATGCACGCCAGGATATTGAAGAGTTTATCGGCGGAAAAGTATTCCTCGAACTTTTTGTTAAGGTGATTCCTGATTGGAGAAGTAAAAAGAACTACCTTAAACGTTTCGGTTACGATGATTAA
- the ispF gene encoding 2-C-methyl-D-erythritol 2,4-cyclodiphosphate synthase has protein sequence MKIKVGFGFDVHQMKEGHPFIVGGVQLEHHAGAFGHSDADVLVHAICDAVLGAANLEDIGYHFPNTDMRWKGISSLLLLKECMALIAAKGYTLGNIDAMLCLEAPKIKPYIPQMKVKLAEATGLDIDDISIKATTNETMGFIGRQEGVVAYAVCLIERA, from the coding sequence ATGAAAATTAAGGTAGGATTTGGATTTGATGTCCATCAGATGAAAGAAGGTCATCCGTTTATTGTTGGTGGAGTGCAATTGGAGCATCATGCTGGGGCCTTTGGGCATTCTGATGCCGACGTGTTGGTCCATGCAATATGTGATGCCGTTTTGGGGGCCGCTAATTTAGAAGATATTGGCTACCACTTTCCGAATACAGATATGCGCTGGAAAGGCATTAGCAGTTTATTGTTGTTAAAAGAATGTATGGCGCTGATTGCTGCGAAGGGGTATACGCTAGGCAATATTGATGCGATGCTGTGCCTGGAAGCTCCTAAGATAAAACCCTACATTCCACAGATGAAAGTTAAATTGGCGGAAGCGACGGGTTTGGATATCGATGATATTTCCATTAAAGCAACAACAAATGAAACGATGGGATTTATCGGTCGTCAGGAAGGGGTGGTTGCCTATGCGGTTTGCTTGATTGAACGTGCGTAG
- a CDS encoding TonB-dependent receptor, whose protein sequence is MLKQYTLLATLLAGTSTIYAQSKLEGYLFNKNHEAVPSGTLTLKNSKLATTSDADGYFKLSAIPTQKVTLTISAVGYRSFSKVISLDTLKTPLQIQLEEDNLNLDEVVVSATRYGVKRKDAPVVVNVIGPKLFNATQSVAMSETLNYQPGVRVENNCQNCGFSQVRLNGLEGPYSQILINSRAVFSALNSVYGLDQIPTSMIDRIEVVRSGGSALFGANAIAGTINIITKDPVENDWQVKSTNSLIGGKSWDNTVDFNTSTVSEDLKRGATFYGMHRNREAYDANGDGFSEITKLRNTTFGTKLFYKPSDLDKITVDFSTVNEFRRGGDQLDKVPHLTQITEQLETSSLVGGITYDHYSTDYKQKMSFYGSVQKTVRDSYYGGLGGGTTLADSTLAANAYGKTNDIALVAGGQYTYNFERDVFTAGVEFSYNDTQDEIPGYKRTIDQQNKGLGSYAQYEWKPLSNFKTLIGARYDYTYVDGKYSLAGINRNSDQRFGTFSPRLTILYDITKDLQFRGGYARGFRAPQAFNEDMHVTSIGGNQVFVLIGENLKTEYSNAYTGSFSYNKNFGNVQTSLLVEGFYTDLNNQFVNVMASEKDGLIIQEMQNGEGARVYGSNIEINIAPSSWFSFQTGGTIQRSRYKKDQLIYTGKEDGQDILTKKYVRTPNIYGYMNTNLKATKQFAIDLTGVYTGKMIVPHIQNDVMTLKNARDFVELNLRLGYTFPIHKDFSIEIFGGVQNMFNAFQKDFDKGALRDSDYIYGPTRPRTYTFGLRVGHFH, encoded by the coding sequence ATGCTAAAGCAATACACATTATTGGCCACATTACTGGCTGGTACATCCACTATATACGCCCAGTCAAAACTTGAAGGCTACTTGTTCAATAAAAATCATGAAGCGGTTCCTTCCGGTACCCTGACCTTAAAAAACAGCAAGCTCGCGACAACATCCGATGCCGATGGCTACTTCAAGCTGTCTGCAATACCTACGCAAAAAGTTACCTTAACTATATCTGCTGTAGGCTATCGCTCCTTCAGCAAAGTCATCTCTTTAGACACGTTGAAGACACCATTGCAAATCCAACTGGAGGAAGACAACCTCAATTTGGATGAGGTTGTGGTTTCAGCTACACGCTATGGCGTGAAACGTAAGGACGCTCCTGTGGTGGTCAATGTCATTGGTCCCAAATTATTTAATGCGACACAATCTGTCGCTATGTCGGAAACATTGAATTATCAACCGGGTGTACGGGTAGAAAACAATTGCCAGAATTGCGGTTTTTCACAAGTCCGGCTTAATGGTCTCGAGGGTCCCTATTCACAAATATTGATCAATAGTAGGGCGGTATTTTCCGCACTAAATAGCGTATACGGTTTGGATCAGATCCCCACCAGTATGATCGATCGTATTGAGGTTGTGCGCAGCGGCGGTTCGGCCTTATTTGGTGCCAATGCCATTGCAGGAACAATCAATATTATTACAAAAGATCCTGTAGAAAACGACTGGCAGGTCAAATCTACCAACTCACTTATTGGTGGCAAAAGCTGGGATAATACCGTTGATTTTAATACCTCAACCGTTTCGGAAGACCTCAAAAGAGGAGCCACATTCTACGGCATGCACCGCAATCGGGAAGCTTACGATGCGAATGGTGATGGTTTTTCGGAAATAACCAAACTTCGTAACACCACTTTTGGCACAAAATTATTTTACAAGCCGAGTGATCTGGATAAGATAACGGTTGACTTTAGCACCGTGAATGAGTTCCGCCGCGGTGGTGATCAACTCGATAAAGTACCCCATCTGACGCAAATCACCGAGCAATTGGAAACCAGTTCGCTTGTTGGTGGAATCACCTACGATCATTATTCCACCGATTATAAGCAAAAAATGTCCTTTTATGGCTCTGTGCAGAAAACTGTTCGCGACAGCTACTATGGTGGTCTTGGAGGTGGAACGACACTTGCCGACAGCACATTAGCCGCAAATGCCTATGGAAAAACAAATGATATCGCGCTGGTTGCCGGGGGACAATATACCTACAACTTTGAAAGAGATGTATTTACTGCCGGAGTGGAGTTTTCATACAACGATACCCAGGATGAAATACCGGGGTATAAACGAACCATCGATCAGCAGAATAAAGGATTAGGCAGTTATGCCCAATACGAATGGAAACCTTTAAGTAATTTTAAAACGTTAATTGGAGCGCGATATGATTACACCTATGTAGACGGTAAATATAGTCTTGCAGGGATAAATAGGAACTCAGATCAGCGCTTCGGCACCTTTAGCCCACGGTTGACCATCTTATACGATATCACAAAAGATCTCCAATTTAGAGGGGGTTATGCACGTGGCTTCCGTGCGCCACAGGCATTTAATGAGGACATGCATGTCACTTCCATTGGCGGAAACCAAGTCTTTGTATTGATCGGTGAAAATCTGAAAACAGAATACTCCAATGCGTATACAGGTTCTTTTAGCTACAACAAAAATTTTGGAAATGTACAAACAAGTTTACTGGTAGAGGGATTTTACACGGATCTAAACAATCAGTTTGTCAACGTCATGGCGTCTGAAAAAGATGGATTGATTATCCAGGAAATGCAAAATGGTGAAGGGGCCAGGGTGTATGGTTCCAATATTGAAATCAACATCGCGCCATCCTCCTGGTTTTCTTTCCAAACCGGCGGGACGATCCAGCGCTCACGCTATAAGAAAGACCAACTGATCTATACAGGAAAAGAAGATGGGCAGGATATCCTCACCAAGAAATATGTCCGTACGCCCAACATTTATGGCTATATGAATACCAACCTGAAAGCGACCAAACAATTTGCGATCGATCTGACCGGAGTGTACACGGGAAAAATGATTGTTCCACACATTCAAAATGATGTGATGACCCTCAAAAATGCCCGGGACTTTGTGGAATTAAATCTCCGTCTGGGCTACACCTTTCCAATACATAAGGATTTCAGCATCGAAATTTTTGGTGGTGTACAAAACATGTTCAATGCATTTCAGAAGGACTTCGACAAGGGGGCGCTACGTGATTCAGACTATATCTATGGTCCAACACGCCCCCGTACCTACACGTTTGGACTTCGTGTTGGTCATTTTCATTAA